The following proteins are co-located in the Leptodactylus fuscus isolate aLepFus1 chromosome 8, aLepFus1.hap2, whole genome shotgun sequence genome:
- the CD2BP2 gene encoding CD2 antigen cytoplasmic tail-binding protein 2 encodes MSSLSVKTISASERSSRMSKRKVTFDDLPEDEERSKRRFPETVGGPGSRFKGKHSLDSDEEDDGEEESGESSKYNMLAPEDVEGQENATLESEGGIQITPFNLNEEMEEGHFDSEGNYFLRKEAQIRDHWLENIDWVRIKERNAPPPGSADEESDSDEGRAPMEMKNILEEILKVLQPGETVAKGIQRLGGSGARNRAGTQRVKRVQTKESRQPGDGTDVRVDEAAEPSTEKSQDMAEPEKKMAPLERLISLADQMVALGVYDVYQDSYEKLAYKLRSLEPPPAPALDMFADEVEEEKLATKEAVAAADEVMWEYKWENEEGAELYGPFTSAQMQEWVDGGYFSEGVYCRRVDSSTGQFYNSLRLDFDLYV; translated from the exons ATGTCATCTTTATCAGTCAAAACAATTAGCGCGAGTGAGCGGAGCAGCAG GATGTCAAAGAGGAAAGTGACGTTCGATGATTTGCCGGAAGATGAGGAGAGAAGCAAGAGAAGA TTTCCGGAGACGGTCGGGGGTCCCGGCAGCCGCTTTAAGGGGAAACATTCTCTGGACAGTGATGAGGAAGATGATGGAGAGGAAGAATCTGGAGAATCCTCCAAGTACAACATGTTGGCCCCAGAGGATGTGGAAG GGCAGGAGAACGCCACTCTGGAGTCAGAGGGTGGGATCCAGATAACTCCCTTCAACCTCAATGAAGAGATGGAGGAAGGACATTTTGACTCCGAGGGGAATTATTTCTTGCGTAAGGAAGCCCAAATCCGAGACCACTGGCTGGAGAACATTGATTGG GTTCGCATTAAGGAGCGGAATGCTCCGCCTCCTGGTTCTGCGGATGAGGAGTCGGACTCAGATGAAGGCCGAGCACCGATGGAGATGAAGAACATCCTGGAGGAGATCCTGAAGGTCTTACAACCGGGGGAAACTGTAGCCAAAGGCATCCAGCGTTTGGGTGGGAGTGGAGCCCGAAATAGAGCCGGGACACAGAGGGTTAAGAGAGTGCAGACGAAAGAGTCCAGGCAGCCCGGGGACGGAACAGACGTGCGGGTGGACGAGGCTGCAGAGCCGAGCACTGAGAAATCACAAGACATGGCCGAGCCAGAAAAAAAGATGGCGCCTCTGGAACGACTCATCTCTCTGGCAGACCAGATGGTGGCGCTGGGGGTGTATGACGTGTATCAGGACTCGTACGAGAAGTTGGCCTACAAACTGCGTTCCCTGGAGCCGCCCCCCGCGCCAGCCCTCGACATGTTTGCTGATGAGGTGGAAGAGGAGAAGCTGGCGACTAAAGAAG cggtagcagcagcggatgAAGTCATGTGGGAGTATAAATGGGAGAACGAGGAAGGGGCTGAGCTGTATGGCCCATTCACCAGTGCCCAGATGCAG GAATGGGTGGATGGCGGCTACTTCTCAGAAGGCGTGTACTGCCGGCGGGTGGACAGCTCCACTGGACAGTTCTACAACTCCCTGCGACTAGACTTTGATCTCTATGTATGA
- the LOC142216809 gene encoding sesquipedalian-1-like: MATEAAMKLETSSRLACCTPEKEGYLLKKGGRHASYHRRWFMLCGNMLLYWERQGDPHPLGLILLEGSTVTLRNSKLEFAFSLCSVSRVYKMAAESQRELELWVRALLSANLGYTKTLLGELRTQYLSLTKGHIELCSRSQTDEFSGECQWGARFGVLHQWLGEEVARLRNANRIDSPRNEIHVP, from the exons ATGGCTACAG AGGCTGCAATGAAGCTGGAGACCAGTTCACGACTTGCTTGTTGCACCCCAGAGAAGGAAGGCTACCTGCTGAAGAAAGGTGGGCGCCATGCTTCCTACCATCGCCGCTGGTTCATGCTGTGCGGAAACATGCTCCTGTACTGGGAACGGCAGGGAGACCCCCACCCTCTGGGGCTCATACTACTGGAGGGCAGCACAGTGACGCTGAGGAACTCCAAACTGGAATTTGCCTTCTCACTCTGCTCCGTCTCCCGGGTTTACAAAATGGCAGCTGAGAGCCAACGAGAACTGGAGCTGTGGGTTAGGGCCTTACTTAGTGCCAACCTGGGTTACACCAAGACCCTTCTGGGAGAACTCCGCACTCAGTACCTGAGCCTCACAAAGGGACACATTGAACTGTGCTCAAGAAGCCAGACAGATGAGTTCTCTGGTGAGTGCCAATGGGGAGCCAGGTTTGGAGTGCTGCATCAATGGCTGGGCGAGGAGGTGGCCCGGCTGCGAAACGCCAACCGTATAGACTCACCCAGAAATGAGATTCATGTACCCTAA